Within the Apium graveolens cultivar Ventura unplaced genomic scaffold, ASM990537v1 ctg1477, whole genome shotgun sequence genome, the region acaaattCTATCATAACAAATTTGCACTCCCTCAATTTTTTCTCAAACCATCCCACCAACCTCTATTGTTTGTTTCtcattaaatttatttatttccttCCATTCTCCTCAAACAAACACAACATAAGAATATGACATTCAATTTTGTCTCTGTAGTCTAAACATGTAAAAATTCTACTTGCATTGGAAAGACTGTCAGCCACAACTTAGGGCACATGAAAATGGGAGAACAAATAATATATATGCCAGGTACAGATAATATGCTTCTCATATAAAGGGGACCTAGTGATAAATCATAAATGCGTATTTCGTGTTGAAATGAATTCAGCTTTGATCCTCATATTTCCATCCCATAAGTCAAGATAAAAAGGGCACTAGCTGTCTCAACTCTAAGAGTCTATGACTTTGTTATCCGGGTAGACTGATATATCAGATATTTACCACCAGGCGGAAATTTAGAAGATAAAGAAGATAGTTCAAATTATAGGGAAGAAGTTTACCTTCCACAACCCGTCACTTGCCAATATGATGAAGTCCGTGTCAACATCTATCATCTCCACTACAATATCTGGTTCAGAACTAAGATGTCTCTTTAAGCTTTTATCACCAAATGCCCTTGCTACTGCCAGCTGTCCATCAACTCGAGGAACATCACCTGCAAGAATCTTAAACAATAAGTTACATTACCGGAAATTGTTCAAGCAATCCACATATTTCTTCAAGCAGCTACTTTAGTAACTGGATTATGAAGATATTACAACTGAAGAACAAAGTTCATATAGAGTATGATCGACATGGAAAGAAGCAGGATAAAGAAAGATTTTACACCTGTAATGGATATCATATGCATCAAAGCATGGAAAGAAATGTGTTGTCAAGTTTTAATATGAAAGATTGATGTATAACAATTATAGTATCTCAAATGTGAAATTATGTATACTATTAGGATGTTAACTCTTTTTCTCGCCAAGGCAATTTACATTGTAATGTATGGCATAATTCAAATTTATTAGTCTAAATTTCAAAAAGTAAGCAACCTGGAAGATTTGATACAAAACCACCCTTGCTTTCAATCGTCTTTTTCTCCTTGTTTGGCTCATGATCAACTGACAGTTGTTTTACCACGCCTTTTTTACTTATAACAGCTCTTGAATCTCCCACATTTGCAACTACAAGCTTTTCGGCATTAACCAATATGGCTGTAACAGCAGTTGACCCGCCTTTTCCTAAATATTTAGATTGATCTAATATGTCCTTGTCAGTAGTATAATAAGCTCTTCTTATCGCGCTAACTGGGTCAATCCAAAAGTCATGCTGCATATCCAAAAATAAATCCAAACAAGATTTACTAGAAAGTTTTTGCACAATAAAAAACCTTAAGAACAGAAAGATGGAATGCAGATATAGTGGAAAGGCCACGAATGAAAGAAACAGAAATTGAACAGTCCTACACCAAGTCAGGTTGATCGAGCTTATTCCCAAAAGAGAATTATTCAAAGTGATATATTACCTCTCTCAATATATTGTTAAACAAGTATAACTGCAAATAGTGTGCAACACTATGTCCCATATGACCATCATAAATTGCGAATAAACCCAACTGATTGTCATCCAATTGCTTCATTTCGGAAACCAAACAATCTTCCATAGCATGGTTGGATTTTCCTTCTACAAGGTGATACCCATGGGTCACATGCCTTGATGTTTTGTGCTTCCCTTTTCCGGTGTCTGGGCTTGCTGGTGTGGCTATAGAAAAGC harbors:
- the LOC141699907 gene encoding putative protein phosphatase 2C 58 codes for the protein MAGREILHKMKERACFSIATPASPDTGKGKHKTSRHVTHGYHLVEGKSNHAMEDCLVSEMKQLDDNQLGLFAIYDGHMGHSVAHYLQLYLFNNILREHDFWIDPVSAIRRAYYTTDKDILDQSKYLGKGGSTAVTAILVNAEKLVVANVGDSRAVISKKGVVKQLSVDHEPNKEKKTIESKGGFVSNLPGDVPRVDGQLAVARAFGDKSLKRHLSSEPDIVVEMIDVDTDFIILASDGLWKVMSNQEAVDSIKSIRDPKAAAKHLAEQARNRKSRDDISCIVVRFQ